A genomic window from Mesorhizobium sp. 131-2-1 includes:
- a CDS encoding aminopeptidase P family protein, translating into MFQTFDSAGDPSVGKPRVALLRQWLAENGLDGFIVPRADEHQGEYVADRSARLKWLTGFSGSAGVAIVLSDRAFVFVDGRYTLQVRSEVDLDIFSIESLVDNPPASWIKDNLGKGARLGFDPWLHTLSEIKALKASAEQSGATLVPLDKNPIDIIWKDQPELPLAPVEIHPIGFAGELAKDKLARLAAAIDKEGATHAVLTDPSSIAWAFNIRGGDVPHTPLALGFAILAADGKHQLFMDQRKFPRMVAAYLTQLADLHEPGEFEAAVVTLAKGGARIALDPVLAAEKLGMLVEANGGTVVSAPDPARIPRATKNQAEINGSRAAHRRDGAAIAKLLCWLDRQKPGTLDEIAVVTRLEEVRRQTGEETQMPLRDVSFDTISGAGPNGAIMHYRVSRATSRKLSDGELFLLDSGGQYQDGTTDITRTVPIGQPTEEMRERFTLVLKGMIGISMLRFPAGTRGSEIDAVARMALWKHGCDFAHGTGHGVGSYLAVHEGPQRIARTGTEKLLAGMMLSNEPGYYKEGAYGIRIENLVLVTPAEPLEGGDIAMHGFETLTLAPIDKRLVRTELLTRDELHWLDEYHARVLAEIGPMLDGETLAWLEKATAPLPHDAKI; encoded by the coding sequence ATGTTCCAGACCTTCGATTCGGCGGGCGATCCGTCTGTCGGCAAGCCGCGCGTGGCGCTGCTGCGGCAATGGCTGGCAGAAAACGGGCTCGACGGATTCATCGTGCCGCGCGCCGACGAGCATCAGGGCGAATATGTCGCCGACCGCTCGGCGCGGCTGAAATGGCTGACCGGCTTCAGCGGCTCGGCGGGCGTCGCCATCGTTCTTAGCGACCGCGCCTTCGTCTTCGTCGACGGGCGCTACACGCTGCAGGTTCGCAGCGAAGTCGATCTCGACATCTTCTCGATCGAGAGCCTCGTCGACAACCCGCCCGCCTCCTGGATCAAGGACAATCTCGGTAAGGGCGCAAGGCTCGGCTTCGATCCCTGGCTGCATACGCTGAGCGAGATCAAGGCGCTGAAAGCTTCGGCCGAGCAGTCCGGCGCGACGCTGGTGCCGCTCGACAAGAACCCGATCGACATTATCTGGAAGGACCAGCCCGAGCTGCCGCTGGCACCGGTCGAGATCCATCCCATCGGCTTCGCCGGCGAACTGGCCAAGGACAAGCTGGCGCGGCTGGCGGCGGCGATCGACAAGGAAGGCGCGACGCATGCGGTGCTCACCGACCCGTCTTCGATAGCCTGGGCCTTCAACATCCGCGGCGGCGACGTGCCGCACACGCCGCTGGCGCTCGGCTTCGCGATCCTTGCCGCCGATGGCAAGCACCAGCTGTTCATGGACCAGCGCAAGTTCCCGCGCATGGTTGCCGCCTATCTGACGCAGCTTGCCGATCTGCACGAGCCCGGCGAGTTCGAAGCGGCTGTTGTCACGCTGGCCAAGGGTGGCGCCAGAATCGCGCTCGACCCCGTTCTGGCGGCCGAGAAGCTTGGGATGCTCGTCGAGGCCAATGGTGGCACGGTGGTTTCCGCGCCCGATCCGGCCCGCATTCCGCGCGCCACCAAGAACCAGGCCGAGATCAACGGCAGCCGCGCCGCGCACCGTCGCGACGGTGCGGCTATCGCCAAGCTGCTCTGCTGGCTCGACCGGCAAAAGCCGGGCACGCTCGACGAGATCGCCGTCGTCACCAGGCTGGAGGAGGTGCGCCGGCAGACCGGCGAGGAAACGCAGATGCCGCTGCGCGACGTCTCCTTCGACACGATCTCCGGCGCCGGCCCGAACGGCGCCATCATGCACTACCGCGTCTCCCGCGCCACCAGCCGCAAGCTGTCCGATGGCGAGCTGTTCCTGCTCGATTCCGGCGGCCAGTATCAGGACGGCACCACAGACATCACCCGCACCGTGCCGATCGGCCAGCCGACCGAGGAGATGCGCGAGCGCTTCACGCTGGTGCTGAAGGGCATGATCGGCATTTCCATGCTGCGTTTCCCCGCCGGCACACGTGGCTCCGAAATCGATGCCGTGGCGCGGATGGCGCTGTGGAAGCATGGCTGCGACTTCGCCCACGGCACCGGCCACGGCGTCGGCTCCTATCTAGCCGTCCATGAAGGCCCGCAGCGCATCGCCCGCACCGGCACCGAGAAGCTGCTCGCCGGCATGATGCTTTCCAACGAGCCCGGCTACTACAAGGAAGGTGCCTACGGCATCCGCATCGAGAACCTGGTGCTGGTGACGCCGGCCGAGCCGCTGGAGGGTGGCGACATCGCCATGCACGGCTTCGAGACGCTGACGCTGGCGCCGATCGACAAGCGTCTTGTGCGCACCGAATTGCTGACACGCGACGAATTGCATTGGCTGGACGAATACCATGCGCGCGTGCTGGCCGAGATCGGACCGATGCTCGACGGCGAGACGCTGGCCTGGCTGGAGAAAGCGACCGCGCCGCTGCCGCACGACGCCAAGATCTGA
- a CDS encoding 50S ribosomal protein L11 methyltransferase produces the protein MAQTRLHFTAGKIDADRIFAALDAAFEDEGLPLAVLEIDEDRDIHEVSLYADGDVDAVENRVKAILAGLALKKQIEREQLPDVDWVARSLEGLKPVRAGRFFVHGAHDRDKRHSGDLAIEIEAGLAFGTGHHGTTAGCLEMLEKVVRREHPRNALDLGTGSAVLAIAVARLAHIPVLATDIDPVAVKVAAANARLNHVKALVETVTAPGFHHPIFGKRAPFDLIVANILARPLMRLAPEMAKHIRLGGSIVLSGILDRQRDAVVSAYVGQSFRHVRTLHREGWVTIHLKR, from the coding sequence ATGGCGCAGACGCGGCTCCATTTCACCGCCGGCAAGATCGATGCCGACCGCATCTTTGCCGCGCTCGATGCGGCCTTCGAGGATGAGGGCCTGCCGCTTGCCGTGCTGGAGATCGACGAGGATCGCGACATCCACGAAGTCTCGCTCTATGCCGATGGTGACGTCGATGCGGTCGAGAACCGGGTCAAAGCCATCCTGGCCGGCCTGGCGCTGAAGAAACAGATCGAGCGCGAGCAGCTTCCCGACGTCGACTGGGTGGCGCGCTCGCTTGAAGGGCTGAAGCCGGTGCGCGCCGGCCGCTTCTTCGTCCACGGCGCGCATGACCGCGACAAGCGCCACAGCGGCGACCTCGCCATTGAGATCGAGGCTGGGCTTGCCTTCGGCACCGGCCACCACGGCACCACCGCCGGCTGCCTCGAAATGCTGGAAAAGGTCGTCCGACGCGAGCATCCACGCAACGCGCTCGACCTCGGCACCGGCAGCGCCGTGCTGGCGATCGCGGTGGCCAGGCTCGCGCATATCCCGGTGCTGGCGACCGACATCGACCCGGTCGCGGTCAAGGTCGCCGCCGCAAATGCGCGCCTCAACCACGTCAAGGCGCTGGTGGAAACGGTAACGGCGCCGGGCTTCCACCACCCGATCTTCGGCAAGCGCGCGCCCTTCGACCTCATCGTTGCCAACATACTGGCGCGGCCGCTGATGCGGCTGGCGCCGGAGATGGCGAAGCACATCAGGCTGGGCGGCTCGATCGTGCTGTCCGGCATCCTCGACCGCCAGCGCGACGCCGTTGTCTCGGCCTATGTCGGCCAGAGCTTTCGCCACGTCCGCACCCTCCACCGCGAAGGCTGGGTGACGATCCATCTCAAGCGCTGA
- a CDS encoding SCO family protein → MMRSILVGILVLMAAGIGWLTFDWYRGHYGGEPYGGSFALVDQKGAPITEAAFRGHPSVVFFGFTHCPEVCPTTLFEMTGWLKTLGDEGKNLNAYFVTVDPERDTPEVVKAYVGNFSDRIVGISGDPDKVHAMAKAFGIYWKKVDTGDGDYTMDHTASVLLLNGKGEFSGTIAYGESAETAVAKLKRLANEG, encoded by the coding sequence ATGATGCGTTCAATCCTGGTCGGCATTCTCGTCCTGATGGCGGCGGGCATCGGCTGGCTCACCTTCGACTGGTATCGCGGCCACTATGGCGGCGAGCCCTACGGCGGGTCCTTCGCGCTGGTCGACCAGAAGGGCGCGCCGATCACCGAAGCCGCATTCAGGGGCCATCCGAGCGTCGTCTTCTTCGGCTTCACGCACTGCCCCGAGGTCTGCCCGACCACGCTCTTCGAGATGACCGGCTGGCTGAAGACGCTGGGCGACGAAGGCAAGAACCTCAATGCCTATTTCGTCACCGTCGACCCCGAGCGCGACACGCCCGAAGTTGTGAAAGCCTATGTCGGCAATTTCTCCGACCGCATCGTCGGCATCAGCGGCGACCCCGACAAGGTCCATGCCATGGCCAAAGCCTTCGGCATCTACTGGAAGAAGGTCGATACCGGCGACGGCGATTACACGATGGACCACACCGCTTCGGTGCTGCTGCTCAATGGGAAGGGCGAATTCTCCGGCACCATCGCCTATGGCGAAAGCGCCGAAACGGCTGTTGCCAAGCTGAAGCGCCTGGCGAACGAAGGCTGA
- a CDS encoding cytochrome b, whose amino-acid sequence MQAASYSKTQIWLHWSIAVLILVQFLAHDGMEHVWRAFRRGQEAAAGDIPLAYMHVVLGLAVLVLAAWRLWLRATRGVPPVSGMEHPALWLLAKAAHLVIYALIFIVPLSGAAAWFFQVPGAGLVHVLGKDILLYVVLLHVAGALVQHFVLKTDVLRQMLRFRQA is encoded by the coding sequence ATGCAGGCAGCCTCCTATTCGAAGACCCAGATCTGGCTGCATTGGAGCATCGCCGTGCTGATCCTGGTTCAATTCCTCGCCCATGACGGCATGGAGCATGTCTGGCGCGCCTTTCGCCGGGGGCAGGAGGCGGCCGCCGGAGATATACCGTTGGCCTACATGCATGTCGTGCTCGGCCTCGCGGTGCTGGTGCTGGCGGCGTGGCGGCTTTGGCTGAGGGCGACGCGCGGCGTGCCGCCGGTCTCGGGCATGGAGCATCCGGCGTTGTGGCTGCTGGCCAAAGCCGCGCATCTGGTGATCTACGCCCTCATCTTCATCGTACCGCTTTCCGGCGCCGCCGCCTGGTTCTTCCAGGTGCCAGGAGCCGGGCTGGTGCATGTGCTTGGCAAGGACATCCTGCTCTATGTCGTGCTGCTGCACGTCGCCGGCGCGCTGGTCCAGCACTTCGTCCTCAAGACCGACGTGCTGCGACAGATGCTGAGGTTCCGCCAGGCCTAG
- a CDS encoding CreA family protein: MQKLIGGALAACLVLGAGAAAAEEVGKVGVDWVGNDIMVEAIKDPKVEGVTCHVAYFDRSVIDRLHKGNWFEDPSDSSISCRQTGPITIGDIDMGEGGEEVFKQGLSLIWKKQVVNRIYDKKNETLIYLSHSRQVQNGSAKMSVTTIPLYGQNVVWTKGKPQ; encoded by the coding sequence TTGCAAAAACTGATCGGCGGCGCGCTTGCCGCATGCCTCGTTCTTGGCGCTGGCGCCGCGGCGGCAGAGGAAGTCGGCAAGGTCGGCGTCGACTGGGTCGGCAACGACATCATGGTCGAGGCGATCAAGGATCCGAAAGTGGAGGGCGTCACCTGCCACGTCGCCTATTTCGATCGCAGCGTCATCGATCGCCTGCACAAGGGCAACTGGTTCGAGGATCCGTCCGATTCCTCGATCTCCTGCCGCCAGACCGGGCCGATCACCATCGGCGACATCGACATGGGCGAAGGCGGCGAGGAGGTGTTCAAGCAGGGCCTCAGCCTGATCTGGAAGAAGCAGGTGGTGAACCGCATCTACGACAAGAAGAACGAGACGCTGATCTACCTCTCGCATTCGCGCCAGGTGCAGAACGGCTCGGCGAAGATGTCGGTCACAACGATCCCGCTCTATGGCCAGAACGTGGTGTGGACCAAGGGCAAGCCGCAATAG
- a CDS encoding DapH/DapD/GlmU-related protein — protein sequence MDHAENLVLKDPEPRIHPTAELKACKLGRYASIGERVILREVTVGDFSYFERHAEAIYTTIGKFCSIAANSRINALEHPIERLTQHKVSYRPNEYFRWLGVDAGFRERRQARSVSIGHDVWIGHGAVIMPGITIGNGAIVGANAVVTHDVPAYTIVAGVPARPLRQRFSAEIAARIERLTWWDWPPEKLARAVPDMQALPIEEFLDRWENNAS from the coding sequence GTGGACCATGCCGAAAACCTTGTGCTGAAAGATCCGGAGCCGCGTATCCATCCGACCGCGGAACTGAAGGCGTGCAAGCTCGGCCGCTACGCCTCGATCGGCGAGCGGGTGATCCTGCGCGAAGTGACGGTCGGCGACTTCTCCTATTTCGAGCGCCATGCGGAAGCGATCTACACGACGATCGGCAAGTTCTGCTCGATCGCCGCCAACAGCCGCATCAATGCGCTCGAGCATCCGATCGAGCGGCTGACACAGCACAAGGTCAGCTACCGGCCGAACGAATATTTCCGCTGGCTGGGCGTCGACGCCGGGTTCCGGGAGCGGCGGCAGGCAAGGTCGGTCAGCATCGGCCACGATGTCTGGATCGGCCATGGCGCAGTGATCATGCCGGGCATCACCATCGGCAATGGCGCCATCGTCGGCGCCAATGCGGTGGTCACGCATGACGTGCCGGCCTACACGATCGTCGCCGGCGTGCCGGCCAGGCCGCTTCGCCAGCGCTTCAGCGCCGAGATCGCGGCGCGGATCGAACGCCTTACCTGGTGGGACTGGCCGCCGGAGAAACTGGCCAGGGCGGTTCCCGACATGCAGGCCCTTCCGATCGAAGAATTCCTCGACCGCTGGGAAAACAACGCTTCCTGA
- a CDS encoding low affinity iron permease family protein, protein MIERLFTRIANWVAHVAGMPPTFAACVLIVVVWALSGPFFGFSDTWQLVINTGTTIVTFLMVFLIQNTQNRDGAAIQAKLDELIRAGKAHNTFIGIEHLTESEVEEIRDKCERAAKRHDRKIAELAAKKAVASKPGPKKQAAASAGRQTSGS, encoded by the coding sequence ATGATCGAGAGGCTCTTCACCAGGATTGCCAATTGGGTGGCTCATGTGGCCGGCATGCCGCCGACCTTCGCCGCCTGCGTGCTGATCGTCGTCGTCTGGGCGCTGAGCGGGCCGTTCTTCGGATTTTCCGATACCTGGCAGCTGGTCATCAACACCGGCACCACCATCGTCACCTTCCTGATGGTGTTCCTCATCCAGAACACCCAGAACCGCGACGGCGCGGCTATCCAGGCCAAGCTCGACGAACTGATCCGGGCCGGCAAGGCGCACAACACCTTCATCGGCATCGAGCACCTGACGGAATCGGAAGTCGAGGAGATTCGCGACAAGTGCGAGCGGGCGGCGAAACGGCATGACCGCAAGATCGCCGAACTGGCCGCCAAGAAGGCCGTCGCGTCGAAGCCCGGGCCGAAGAAGCAGGCTGCTGCTTCGGCCGGCCGCCAGACTAGCGGTTCATGA
- a CDS encoding SDR family NAD(P)-dependent oxidoreductase: protein MTTDAEIQTALPALASGNVAVVTGGASGIGLAAAKRFAAMGMKIVLADIGGARLDEAGRAVAAIGGDVLAVATDVSEADEVDRLAEKVGAAFGAVSLLMNNAGVGNNPGKPWENRDAWKRLLAINFWGVVHGVEAFAPSMLASGKPGLIINTGSKQGITTPPGNLAYNVSKAGVKTFTEGLAHALRNEPGAKVSAHLLIPGFTYTGLTEGATEKPAGAWTGEQVIDFMLSSLLRSDFYILCPDNEVARTTDEKRMAWAIGDIIENRPALSRWHPDHKDAFAAFMNR from the coding sequence ATGACCACCGACGCCGAAATCCAGACCGCCCTGCCCGCCCTCGCCTCCGGCAATGTCGCCGTCGTCACCGGCGGCGCCAGCGGCATCGGCCTCGCCGCCGCCAAGCGGTTCGCGGCAATGGGCATGAAGATCGTGCTGGCCGATATTGGCGGCGCACGCCTCGACGAAGCAGGTCGGGCGGTCGCCGCGATCGGCGGCGACGTGCTTGCCGTCGCCACCGATGTTTCCGAGGCTGACGAGGTCGACCGTCTGGCGGAAAAGGTTGGAGCAGCCTTCGGCGCCGTATCCTTGCTGATGAACAATGCCGGCGTCGGCAACAATCCCGGCAAGCCGTGGGAAAACCGCGATGCCTGGAAGCGGCTGCTCGCCATAAATTTCTGGGGCGTCGTGCATGGCGTCGAGGCGTTCGCGCCAAGCATGCTGGCATCCGGCAAGCCCGGTCTGATCATCAACACCGGCTCGAAGCAAGGCATCACCACGCCGCCCGGCAACCTCGCCTACAACGTCTCCAAGGCCGGCGTTAAGACCTTCACCGAGGGCCTTGCACACGCCCTGCGCAACGAGCCGGGCGCGAAGGTCTCCGCCCACCTGCTCATTCCGGGCTTCACCTATACCGGCCTGACCGAAGGCGCGACGGAAAAGCCGGCCGGCGCCTGGACAGGCGAGCAGGTCATCGACTTCATGCTTTCTTCGCTGCTACGCAGCGACTTCTACATCCTGTGCCCCGACAATGAGGTGGCGCGGACGACTGACGAAAAACGCATGGCCTGGGCGATTGGCGACATCATCGAGAACCGCCCCGCTTTGTCGCGCTGGCATCCGGACCACAAGGATGCTTTCGCGGCTTTCATGAACCGCTAG
- a CDS encoding TMEM175 family protein, protein MGKGRVEAFTDGVVAIIITIMVLELKVPHGEDFAALAPLWPVFFSYVLSFINVGIYWNNLHNMFHTVQRVDGRVLWANLNLLFWLSLMPATTAFMGENHFAPVPVAVYGIDLALCAVAYTILVTKLRHLHGADTTFTRAVGRDTKGKISLAVYIAGVLLTFVNQWIGVALYVAVAITWFVPDRRFERLIEK, encoded by the coding sequence ATGGGAAAAGGACGGGTCGAAGCATTCACCGATGGCGTCGTCGCCATCATCATCACCATCATGGTGCTGGAGCTGAAGGTGCCGCATGGCGAGGATTTTGCAGCACTCGCGCCCTTGTGGCCGGTCTTCTTCAGCTATGTGCTCTCCTTCATCAATGTCGGCATCTACTGGAACAACCTGCACAACATGTTCCACACCGTACAGCGCGTCGATGGACGTGTCCTGTGGGCCAACCTCAACCTTCTGTTCTGGCTGTCGTTGATGCCGGCGACGACCGCCTTCATGGGCGAGAACCATTTCGCGCCGGTTCCTGTCGCCGTCTACGGCATCGACCTGGCGCTGTGCGCCGTCGCCTACACGATCCTGGTCACCAAGCTGCGCCACCTGCACGGCGCGGACACGACATTCACCAGGGCGGTCGGCCGTGACACAAAAGGCAAGATCTCGCTGGCGGTCTATATCGCGGGCGTGCTGCTCACCTTCGTCAACCAGTGGATCGGCGTTGCGCTCTATGTGGCGGTGGCGATAACCTGGTTCGTGCCGGACAGGCGGTTCGAGAGGCTTATCGAAAAATAG
- a CDS encoding MATE family efflux transporter: MDEKTHARRRTGDLTSGPIPRTLLLFALPVLGSNVLQSLNGSINAVWVGRFLGEAALTATSNANLVLFLILGTVFGIGMAATILVAQSVGARDLPEARRIVGTSATFFFLVSVVFAVCGWVWVDAILNTLSTPADALPLARSYLRIIFVAVPMMNLLSFVMTVLRGAGDSRTPFVFMALAVLLDIVLNPLLIRGIGPFPELGIAGSATATLIGQTVSVIAILVVLYARKHPLRLAGANLALLRPDPTLLRIVVFKGVPMGLQMIVISVAALTVMGIVNSYGSQVAAAYGIAAQLWTYIQMPALAIGAAVSSMAAQNVGAGRWDRIGKVAASGVGFNLALTGALVFLLFLFDRSILSLFLSTDSAAIDIAAHINNVASWSFILFGVTIVLFATVRATGAVMPPLIILVISVLIVRTGFAYFLRSVIGEEALWWSFPAGSVTSLALAAAYYRFGGWRTMHMIEGRPAAGEPPDTGLGVPRQRANMAPETPNG; the protein is encoded by the coding sequence ATGGATGAGAAGACGCACGCCCGCCGGCGCACCGGCGACCTCACCAGCGGCCCGATCCCGCGCACGCTGCTGTTGTTCGCCCTGCCCGTGCTCGGTTCCAACGTGCTGCAGTCGCTCAACGGCTCGATCAACGCCGTCTGGGTCGGCCGCTTCCTCGGCGAAGCGGCGCTGACCGCGACCTCCAACGCCAATCTGGTGCTGTTCCTGATCCTCGGCACGGTGTTCGGCATCGGCATGGCCGCCACCATCCTGGTGGCGCAGTCGGTTGGCGCCCGCGACCTGCCGGAGGCGCGCCGCATCGTCGGCACCAGCGCCACCTTCTTCTTCCTCGTCTCGGTGGTGTTCGCCGTCTGCGGCTGGGTCTGGGTCGACGCCATACTCAACACGCTCAGCACGCCGGCCGACGCGCTGCCGCTGGCGCGCTCCTACTTGCGCATCATCTTCGTCGCCGTGCCGATGATGAACCTCTTGTCCTTCGTCATGACGGTCCTGCGCGGCGCCGGCGATTCACGCACCCCGTTCGTATTCATGGCGTTGGCCGTTCTGCTGGACATCGTGCTCAACCCGCTGCTCATCCGCGGCATCGGCCCCTTCCCCGAACTCGGCATTGCCGGGTCAGCCACCGCGACGCTGATCGGCCAGACGGTGAGCGTCATCGCCATCCTCGTCGTGCTCTATGCGCGCAAGCATCCACTCAGGCTCGCCGGTGCCAACCTGGCCCTGTTGCGGCCGGACCCGACGCTGCTCAGGATCGTCGTCTTCAAGGGCGTGCCGATGGGCCTGCAGATGATCGTCATCTCGGTCGCGGCGCTGACGGTGATGGGCATCGTCAATTCCTACGGCTCGCAGGTCGCCGCCGCCTACGGCATTGCCGCGCAGCTCTGGACCTATATCCAGATGCCGGCCCTGGCCATCGGCGCCGCCGTCTCCTCGATGGCGGCGCAGAATGTCGGCGCCGGGCGCTGGGACCGTATCGGCAAGGTCGCCGCTTCGGGCGTCGGCTTCAATCTGGCGCTGACCGGCGCGCTGGTCTTCCTGCTGTTCCTCTTCGATCGTTCGATCCTCAGCCTGTTCCTCAGCACCGACAGCGCGGCCATCGACATAGCCGCCCACATCAACAACGTCGCGTCCTGGTCGTTCATCCTGTTCGGCGTCACCATCGTGTTGTTCGCCACGGTGCGCGCCACCGGCGCGGTGATGCCGCCGCTGATCATCCTGGTGATCTCGGTACTGATCGTGCGCACCGGCTTTGCCTATTTCCTCAGGAGCGTGATCGGCGAGGAGGCGCTGTGGTGGAGCTTTCCGGCCGGCTCGGTCACCTCGCTGGCGCTGGCCGCCGCCTACTACCGCTTCGGCGGCTGGCGCACCATGCACATGATCGAGGGCAGGCCGGCCGCCGGCGAGCCGCCGGACACCGGCCTCGGCGTGCCGCGCCAGCGCGCGAACATGGCGCCCGAGACGCCGAACGGCTGA
- a CDS encoding L,D-transpeptidase gives MSDSPLFLERLNRRVFLGASALGAASVALSACTTTDVAPSPAAPPVPAPPPPSESAFGAAESMYAARVDEGYQLPAIPVAKLDPKFVRQIVPDPTGEKPGTIVVDTSEHFLYLVRDGGQAIRYGVSLGKAGFGWTGSAVVQARKKWPVWTPPPEMIQRRPELAKYKDGMPPGPQSPLGARALYLFRDGKDTMYRLHGTPEWDSIGKNASSGCVRFMNQDIIDLYSRVDGVAQVYVRPNLSPAGKISAVSNRTAEPIDAGVPRDAEFLK, from the coding sequence ATGTCCGATAGTCCGCTGTTTCTTGAGCGCCTGAACCGGCGTGTGTTTCTCGGTGCATCCGCCTTGGGCGCGGCCTCCGTTGCGCTTTCGGCATGCACCACGACGGACGTGGCACCGTCGCCAGCGGCGCCGCCAGTACCCGCGCCGCCGCCGCCAAGCGAGTCGGCTTTCGGGGCTGCCGAAAGCATGTATGCGGCGCGTGTCGACGAGGGCTATCAGCTGCCGGCAATTCCGGTAGCCAAGCTCGATCCGAAGTTCGTACGCCAGATCGTGCCCGACCCGACCGGAGAAAAACCTGGCACGATCGTCGTCGATACCTCCGAGCACTTCCTCTATCTGGTGCGCGACGGCGGCCAGGCCATCCGCTATGGCGTCAGCCTCGGCAAGGCCGGTTTCGGATGGACCGGCAGCGCCGTGGTTCAGGCAAGGAAGAAATGGCCGGTCTGGACGCCGCCGCCGGAAATGATCCAGCGCCGGCCGGAACTGGCGAAATACAAGGACGGCATGCCGCCCGGCCCGCAGAGCCCGTTGGGCGCCCGGGCGCTCTATCTTTTCCGCGATGGCAAGGACACGATGTACCGACTGCACGGCACGCCGGAGTGGGATTCCATCGGCAAGAACGCTTCGTCCGGCTGCGTGCGCTTCATGAACCAGGACATCATCGACCTCTACAGCCGGGTCGACGGCGTCGCGCAGGTCTACGTGCGCCCGAACCTGTCGCCCGCCGGGAAGATCAGCGCCGTGTCTAACCGGACGGCCGAGCCGATCGATGCCGGCGTGCCAAGGGACGCCGAGTTCTTGAAGTAG
- a CDS encoding esterase-like activity of phytase family protein, protein MKNLHRTVSLGVALALFTALTPALADGVAYVNKGLVGVGRIPASQKDKFGETFGSGSGMAIDVKGWSREGNAYKGSLWLLPDRGYNVVGTTDYRARLNTISIDLAPTAPGAAPAAGQEQSGVKATLADTMLLTDDKGTDATGLDPLNGVRPAAGDMPILPQADNGKLSLDDEAIVRLPDGTMFISDEYGPNIYRFSAEGRLMSATQPPAALVPMRHGKPNFASDNPGPDAAEPDPKDPETGRQNNQGLEGMSLTPDGKLLIAVLQSAPRQDGGDSGSTRQNTRALVYDASDLAHLKLAHEYVVPLPVFKDAKDKTKVAAQSEIVALSGNSFLMLTRDSGNGQGVKGEESLYRKINIVDLSGATDIAGGPFDAADKPVAPKGVLDPSVTPAKVTPFIDINDKAQLGRFGLHNGKPNDKDNLSEKWEAMSLVSVLDPKLPDDYFLFVANDNDFLTQDGFQVGAPYKAEDGADVDTMFLVYQVTLPNLATN, encoded by the coding sequence ATGAAAAACCTGCACCGAACTGTCTCGCTCGGCGTCGCGCTCGCTTTGTTCACTGCCCTGACACCGGCGCTCGCCGATGGCGTCGCCTATGTCAACAAGGGGCTGGTCGGCGTCGGCCGCATCCCCGCCAGCCAGAAGGACAAGTTCGGCGAGACCTTCGGCTCCGGCTCCGGCATGGCGATCGACGTCAAGGGCTGGTCGCGTGAGGGTAACGCGTACAAGGGCTCGCTCTGGCTGCTGCCGGATCGCGGCTACAACGTCGTCGGCACCACCGACTACCGGGCCCGCCTCAACACCATTTCGATCGATCTGGCCCCGACCGCCCCGGGCGCCGCGCCCGCCGCCGGACAGGAGCAGTCGGGCGTCAAGGCGACGCTCGCCGACACCATGCTCCTGACCGACGACAAGGGCACTGATGCCACCGGTCTCGACCCGCTGAACGGCGTGCGTCCCGCCGCCGGCGACATGCCGATCCTGCCGCAGGCTGACAATGGCAAGCTGTCGCTCGACGACGAGGCGATTGTGCGGCTGCCCGACGGCACCATGTTCATCTCCGACGAATACGGTCCGAACATCTATCGTTTCTCGGCTGAAGGCCGCCTCATGTCGGCCACCCAACCGCCGGCGGCCCTGGTGCCGATGCGCCACGGCAAGCCGAACTTCGCCTCCGACAATCCGGGCCCAGATGCTGCCGAGCCCGATCCGAAGGATCCCGAGACCGGCCGCCAGAACAACCAGGGCTTGGAAGGCATGTCGCTGACGCCGGACGGCAAGTTGCTTATCGCCGTGCTGCAGTCGGCGCCGCGCCAGGATGGCGGCGATTCCGGATCGACCCGCCAGAACACCAGGGCGCTGGTCTATGACGCCTCCGACCTCGCCCATCTCAAGCTGGCGCACGAATATGTCGTGCCGCTGCCGGTGTTCAAGGACGCCAAGGACAAGACCAAGGTGGCGGCGCAGAGCGAGATCGTGGCGCTCTCCGGCAACAGCTTCCTGATGCTCACCCGCGACAGCGGCAACGGCCAGGGTGTGAAGGGCGAAGAGTCGCTCTATCGCAAGATCAATATCGTCGACCTCTCCGGCGCGACCGACATCGCCGGCGGTCCGTTCGACGCCGCCGACAAGCCGGTGGCGCCGAAGGGCGTGCTCGATCCATCGGTGACACCGGCCAAGGTCACGCCGTTCATCGACATCAACGACAAGGCCCAGCTTGGCCGCTTCGGCCTGCACAACGGCAAGCCCAACGACAAGGACAACCTCTCGGAGAAGTGGGAGGCGATGTCGCTGGTCAGCGTGCTCGATCCCAAGCTGCCCGACGACTACTTCCTGTTCGTCGCCAATGACAACGACTTCCTGACCCAGGACGGCTTCCAGGTCGGTGCGCCCTACAAGGCCGAGGACGGCGCCGACGTCGACACCATGTTCCTGGTCTATCAGGTCACGCTGCCGAACCTCGCGACGAACTAG